A single genomic interval of Nostoc commune NIES-4072 harbors:
- a CDS encoding calcium-binding protein, which translates to MANIIETKGKLFVGGDGNDNFSIGGYQYDPDAFGFRPYTSSANNTLNGGAGDDDLSVQGSEGDNLLNGDAGDDTLDTSYLLVGDSGPYLIPSEGNNTLNGGAGDDRLYANSSSGNNLLNGDDGNDSLFSYGFFQIEQGRYYDIVPGNNTLNGGAGNDRLDIDYSTGNNLLSGGDGKDTLDIGYSTGNNLLSGGDDNDSLSASGGYGYNGGLPEVYREASGNNTLDGGAGNDTLSIDNSTGNNVLSGGDGNDSLSASAALGNNTLNGGTGNDTLIGGSGTDTFVFNSFNEGIDSLYGFNATNELIQVSAAGFDCRLSIGSLKASQFTIGTSATTCAQRFIYDFTTGALYFDRDGSGGSFTQIQFAQLFGGVSLTENNFVVV; encoded by the coding sequence ATGGCAAATATTATTGAAACCAAGGGTAAACTGTTCGTTGGTGGCGATGGCAATGATAATTTCTCAATCGGTGGGTATCAATATGACCCCGACGCCTTCGGCTTTAGACCATATACTTCATCAGCCAATAACACCCTCAACGGTGGCGCTGGTGATGATGACTTGAGTGTTCAGGGTTCAGAAGGCGATAACCTGCTTAATGGTGACGCTGGTGACGATACTCTTGACACCAGTTATCTATTGGTAGGCGATAGTGGTCCATACCTTATTCCCTCCGAAGGTAATAACACCCTCAACGGTGGCGCTGGTGATGATCGTTTGTATGCTAATTCTTCATCAGGCAATAACTTGCTCAATGGTGACGATGGTAACGATTCTCTGTTTAGTTATGGCTTCTTCCAGATAGAGCAGGGTAGATATTATGACATTGTTCCTGGCAATAACACCCTCAACGGTGGCGCTGGTAATGATAGGTTAGATATTGACTATTCAACAGGAAATAACCTACTCTCTGGAGGCGATGGTAAGGATACGTTGGATATTGGCTATTCAACAGGTAATAACCTACTCTCTGGAGGCGATGACAATGATTCTCTTAGTGCCTCTGGCGGTTACGGATACAACGGCGGCCTCCCAGAAGTGTATCGTGAGGCATCCGGCAATAACACCCTCGACGGTGGCGCTGGTAATGATACGTTGAGTATTGACAATTCAACAGGCAATAACGTACTTTCTGGAGGGGATGGTAATGATTCTCTTAGTGCCTCTGCTGCGTTAGGCAATAACACCCTCAACGGTGGTACTGGGAATGACACCCTAATTGGAGGATCTGGTACTGATACCTTTGTTTTTAATAGTTTCAATGAAGGTATTGATAGTCTTTATGGCTTCAACGCTACCAATGAACTTATTCAAGTATCGGCTGCTGGTTTTGATTGCAGATTATCAATCGGTTCACTTAAGGCAAGTCAATTTACGATTGGAACATCTGCAACCACTTGCGCTCAACGATTTATCTATGACTTCACCACAGGTGCGCTGTACTTTGACCGAGATGGTAGTGGGGGTAGTTTTACTCAAATACAATTTGCACAACTATTTGGTGGAGTTTCACTAACCGAAAACAATTTTGTGGTTGTTTAA
- a CDS encoding peptide ligase PGM1-related protein has translation MAILNISESEQVEKFHHLQLTLSDRWKTSESFDNNEADILIIPSLSIDQRELQKIEGCEHYEERLLFSLIRLQNPRTRLVYVTSVPLHPSIIDYYLQLLPGIPFSHARNRLLLLSTYDSSLKPLSQKILERPRLLKRIHQALRLDKSFMICYNSSHWEGELSVKLGVPLYAAAPDLQIWGTKSGSRQIFKESGVPHPDGSEKIWNHTDLAEATSDLWERQPTLKRVVVKLNEGISGEGNALLDLRPIENLAPGKGTHVERVAAISDRFSTMRFQAKLETWDNFSGRIPELGAISEAFVEGEIKRSPSVQGRITPTGEVEILSTHDQILGGPDGQIYLGCSFPADERYRLQLQQLGLQVGRKLAEKGTLERFGVDFIAVDQGNGEWDIQAIEINLRKGGTTHPFMTLKLLTNGRYDLSTGLFYSQQGRPKYYIATDNLQKERYQGLLPNDLMDIIAHHRLHFDSGTETGTVFHLMGCLSQFGKLGLTSIGDSPQQAQDIYNKVVKVLDEETRSENRDLSAISDYSFPVAWDEHS, from the coding sequence ATGGCAATACTAAATATTTCTGAGTCAGAGCAGGTTGAAAAGTTTCACCACTTACAATTAACCCTGAGCGATCGCTGGAAAACGAGCGAGTCATTTGATAATAATGAAGCGGATATTTTAATTATTCCCTCCTTGAGTATCGACCAGCGCGAACTCCAAAAGATCGAAGGCTGCGAACATTATGAAGAAAGATTACTATTTTCTTTAATTCGGTTGCAGAATCCCCGGACTCGGCTGGTTTATGTAACATCAGTACCGTTGCATCCTAGTATCATTGATTATTACTTGCAATTGTTGCCAGGAATTCCGTTTTCTCATGCTCGCAATCGCTTGCTGCTACTTTCTACTTACGATTCCTCGCTTAAACCCCTGAGTCAAAAGATTTTAGAACGTCCCCGCCTGTTAAAGCGGATTCATCAAGCTTTGAGGCTAGATAAATCATTTATGATTTGCTACAACTCTTCGCACTGGGAAGGCGAGTTGTCTGTAAAATTGGGTGTACCTTTGTATGCTGCCGCACCAGATTTACAGATTTGGGGGACAAAAAGTGGCAGTCGGCAAATCTTCAAGGAAAGTGGAGTACCCCATCCAGATGGTAGCGAAAAAATTTGGAACCACACAGATTTAGCAGAAGCTACCAGTGATTTGTGGGAACGACAACCGACATTAAAACGGGTAGTGGTAAAACTCAACGAAGGCATTTCGGGAGAGGGAAATGCACTGTTGGATCTTAGACCAATTGAGAATCTAGCACCGGGTAAAGGTACTCATGTCGAAAGGGTAGCAGCAATTAGCGATCGCTTTTCAACAATGCGCTTTCAAGCAAAACTTGAGACTTGGGATAATTTTTCGGGAAGAATCCCTGAGTTGGGGGCAATTAGCGAAGCATTTGTGGAAGGTGAAATTAAGCGATCGCCCAGTGTTCAAGGACGGATCACACCCACAGGCGAAGTGGAAATCCTTTCAACCCACGACCAAATTCTTGGAGGCCCAGACGGTCAGATTTATCTTGGTTGTAGCTTTCCGGCTGATGAAAGATATCGATTGCAATTACAGCAATTGGGGTTACAAGTTGGCAGAAAGTTAGCAGAAAAAGGCACTTTAGAGCGATTTGGTGTAGATTTTATCGCCGTTGATCAGGGTAACGGTGAGTGGGATATTCAGGCGATCGAAATTAACCTGCGTAAAGGCGGTACAACTCATCCATTCATGACCTTGAAATTATTAACGAACGGTCGCTATGACCTTTCCACAGGATTATTTTATAGTCAGCAAGGCCGTCCAAAATACTACATTGCCACTGATAATCTGCAAAAAGAGCGCTATCAAGGATTATTACCTAATGATTTGATGGATATCATTGCTCATCACAGACTGCACTTTGACAGTGGTACAGAAACGGGTACAGTGTTTCATCTGATGGGTTGCCTTTCGCAGTTTGGCAAGTTGGGATTAACCAGTATCGGAGATTCCCCACAACAAGCACAAGATATTTATAACAAAGTCGTGAAAGTTCTGGATGAAGAAACTCGCAGCGAAAATCGTGATTTATCGGCGATTTCAGATTACTCTTTTCCCGTAGCTTGGGATGAACATAGTTAA
- a CDS encoding SDR family oxidoreductase, which translates to MAKSKEKKDPKEQKLQPPQQQETPGVESEMTPKPKADDAQYRGSGKLQDKVALITGADSGIGRAVAIAFAKEGADVAILYLNEHDDAKETKQLVEKQGRRAVTIAGDIGNETFCQQAIQQTVGEFGKLDILINNAAEQHPKESIEEITEEQLERTFRTNIFSMFFMTKAALKHLQAGSSIINTTSVTAYKGSPQLLDYSSTKGAIVAFTRSLSKNLVSKGIRVNAVAPGPIWTPLIPSTFPEDKVETFGKQVPMQRAGQPEEVAPSYVYLASDDASYVSGQVLHVNGGDVVNG; encoded by the coding sequence ATGGCTAAATCAAAAGAGAAAAAAGACCCAAAAGAGCAAAAATTACAACCGCCACAGCAGCAAGAAACACCAGGTGTTGAATCAGAAATGACGCCAAAACCCAAAGCAGATGATGCCCAGTATCGGGGTAGTGGTAAGTTACAAGATAAAGTGGCATTGATTACAGGTGCAGATAGTGGTATTGGTCGTGCTGTAGCGATCGCATTTGCTAAAGAAGGTGCAGATGTAGCGATTCTTTACCTCAATGAACACGACGATGCCAAAGAAACAAAACAATTGGTAGAAAAACAAGGGCGTCGTGCAGTAACCATTGCAGGTGATATTGGCAATGAAACTTTTTGTCAGCAAGCGATCCAACAAACAGTTGGTGAGTTTGGGAAACTGGATATTCTCATCAACAACGCCGCCGAACAACATCCAAAAGAAAGTATCGAAGAAATCACCGAAGAACAACTAGAGCGAACTTTTCGCACTAATATATTCTCGATGTTTTTCATGACTAAAGCTGCACTCAAGCATTTACAAGCAGGCAGTTCTATCATCAATACTACATCAGTAACAGCTTATAAAGGTAGCCCACAGTTACTAGATTATTCCTCTACAAAAGGTGCGATCGTTGCTTTTACTCGTTCCTTATCAAAAAATTTAGTATCCAAAGGAATTCGCGTTAATGCTGTTGCGCCAGGGCCAATTTGGACACCTTTAATTCCCTCAACTTTCCCCGAAGATAAAGTTGAAACTTTTGGGAAACAAGTACCAATGCAACGAGCCGGACAACCAGAAGAAGTTGCTCCTAGCTATGTATATTTAGCCTCTGATGATGCTTCTTATGTCTCTGGACAAGTGTTACATGTCAATGGTGGAGATGTTGTCAATGGCTAA
- the mgtE gene encoding magnesium transporter, with amino-acid sequence MTEINNFNSTIQNVSRRELRDLVRTQLQMLLEAGDLQGAKAILVPVQPADIAEAIEGLPEAMHALAFRLLSKDEAIEVYEYLDYSVQERLIEELKSQEVRDIVDQMSPDDRARLFDELPAKVVNRLLEQLSPAERQATAQLLGYEADTAGRIMTLELISLKENFTVSQALERIRNLANASEMIYYLYVMDAERRLTGIVSLRELVTSQPEQVIGEIMTRDVVFVHTDTDQEEVARLIQRYDFLAVPVVDREQRLVGIVTVDDVIDILQRETTEDIYALGGGVQSGGDNYFQMNLLEIARKRVVWLLVLLVTNTITGTIIKSQEDLLAKVVTLTAFIPLLTGTGGNVGAQSSTVVIRGMNTDEIRSLGVLQVIGREAIAGALLGGMLGTIATVWAYFLQGRLEVAIAVGTSLVAISLLASISGSALPFLFRYLRLDPALMSAPFITTAVDVLGVLIYFNLARVILNL; translated from the coding sequence TTGACTGAGATCAACAATTTTAACTCTACCATCCAGAATGTCTCACGCAGGGAATTGCGAGATTTAGTGCGGACTCAGCTGCAAATGCTCCTAGAAGCAGGAGACTTGCAGGGAGCAAAAGCTATTCTCGTACCTGTGCAGCCTGCGGATATTGCCGAGGCGATTGAGGGTTTGCCAGAAGCGATGCACGCTTTGGCTTTTCGCTTGCTTTCTAAGGATGAGGCTATCGAGGTTTATGAATATCTCGACTACAGTGTTCAAGAACGCTTAATTGAGGAACTTAAAAGTCAGGAAGTCCGTGATATTGTCGATCAAATGTCGCCGGATGACCGAGCTAGGTTATTTGACGAATTACCGGCAAAAGTCGTTAATCGTCTGCTAGAACAACTTAGTCCAGCAGAACGCCAAGCTACAGCCCAACTATTGGGTTATGAAGCTGATACTGCTGGGCGAATTATGACGCTAGAGTTAATTTCACTAAAGGAAAACTTTACAGTATCTCAAGCTCTAGAGCGAATTCGCAACTTAGCTAATGCTAGTGAGATGATTTATTATCTTTATGTCATGGATGCTGAAAGGCGCTTAACGGGGATTGTATCGTTGCGGGAGTTGGTGACTTCTCAGCCTGAGCAAGTTATTGGCGAAATTATGACCCGTGATGTGGTGTTTGTCCACACTGATACAGACCAAGAAGAAGTTGCCAGATTAATCCAAAGATATGACTTTCTAGCTGTGCCTGTGGTAGATCGAGAACAGCGTCTAGTAGGTATTGTCACCGTCGATGATGTAATTGATATTTTGCAACGCGAAACCACCGAAGATATCTACGCCTTGGGTGGTGGTGTGCAGTCTGGGGGCGACAACTATTTTCAGATGAATTTACTGGAAATTGCTCGGAAGCGGGTTGTATGGTTGTTGGTGTTACTTGTAACCAATACCATTACAGGAACGATTATTAAGTCGCAAGAAGACCTTTTAGCAAAAGTGGTGACATTAACAGCATTTATCCCTTTGCTGACTGGTACTGGTGGTAACGTAGGTGCTCAGTCTTCTACAGTGGTGATTCGCGGGATGAATACCGATGAGATCCGATCGCTTGGTGTATTGCAAGTAATTGGTCGGGAGGCGATCGCAGGAGCATTATTAGGAGGAATGTTAGGCACGATCGCTACTGTCTGGGCTTATTTTCTGCAAGGACGATTAGAGGTTGCGATCGCTGTCGGCACTAGTCTAGTAGCTATTTCTCTTTTAGCTTCTATCTCCGGTTCCGCATTGCCGTTTCTATTCCGCTATCTCCGTTTAGATCCGGCATTAATGTCAGCACCATTCATTACCACAGCAGTTGATGTCCTGGGCGTTTTAATTTACTTCAATTTGGCACGGGTAATTTTAAACTTATGA
- a CDS encoding PA14 domain-containing protein, with the protein MTDSQNQLLSTSLSPITPQSSLQSIDRVLSQGNGLKAEYYDNIDFTNLKQTRTDPTVNFNWGEGSPDPSIGADTFSVRWTGQVEAKYSETYNFYTTSDDGVRLWVNGQQIINKFVNQSATEYSGAIALVAGQKYDIKLEYYENKYDAVSQLSWSSSSQTKEIIPQSQLYSNVTTVGNGNGLKAEYYDNIDFTNLKQTRTDATVNFNWGAGSPDPSIGADTFSVRWTGQVEAKYSETYNFYTTSDDGVRVWVNGQQIINKFVNQSATEYSGAIALVAGQKYDIKLEYYENKYDAVAQLSWSSSSQTKEIIPQSQLYSNVTTVGNGNGLKAEYYDNIDFTNLKQTRTDATVNFNWGAGSPDPSIGADTFSVRWTGQVEAKYSETYNFYTTSDDGVRLWVNGQQIINKFVNQSATEYSGAIALVAGQKYDIKLEYYENKYDAVAQLSWSSSSQTKEIIPQSQLYSPNIQTVITLGSSSMTVNEGAGSVSITLLRTGDLSSTSSVKYATLAGSATAGVDYGSEGTESAGTVIFAPGQNSRQISIPINDDSLVETDETFSFVIDQTEGATLGLQRTLGITIQDNDRSSLDFSKPVVNEDDGTATVTVTRGNTLGAASLDYITVDGTAKAGSDYQAVSGTLSFAAGQASKTISIVLKNDTVGEVNETFTLKFSNAVGVQLNTQQTTITIIDDDAGNFALETVASGLNQPTAFDWTSDGKSMFIAQKNGVVRVLNNGTLLSTPFINISGQVNDTRDRGLLGIAVHPDFGKATNPKNYVYLLYTYDPPETNPNNSKNNPNSTLDNPDQNGNRTARLIRVEADPKTNYTTAIAGSEVVLLGTNGTWENISHPDGNSTNVSLGLAPSGILNKDTGKPFTSLQDYLNNLDKVQNVQNFIANDSESHSVGSVRFGTDGSLFVSLGDGTSYNGIDPRAIRVQDVNNLSGKILRIDAITGQGLSSNPFYNGDPDSNRSKVYNLGLRNPFRFTIDKNTNTPIIGDVGFDSYEEVNIGKPGANFGWPFYEGGLDTNGNIVNLQQPKYSSLDAAKAFYSSGKPVTAPAYTYKHFGSNSIVLGDFYTGNTFPSIYQDALFVGDFSQGTIDALKFDSQGKLISVKRFASQADRPNLGVPTQITTGKDGNLYYANLTGGEIDRFRPV; encoded by the coding sequence ATGACTGATTCACAAAATCAACTATTGTCAACATCTCTAAGTCCAATAACTCCTCAATCATCTCTACAAAGCATTGATCGCGTATTATCTCAAGGGAATGGACTCAAAGCAGAGTATTACGACAACATCGACTTCACCAACTTGAAGCAAACTCGCACAGATCCGACAGTTAACTTTAACTGGGGTGAGGGGTCTCCAGATCCATCCATCGGTGCAGATACCTTCTCAGTGCGTTGGACGGGTCAGGTAGAAGCCAAGTACAGCGAGACTTACAACTTCTACACCACAAGTGATGATGGTGTGCGACTGTGGGTGAATGGTCAGCAAATCATTAATAAATTTGTTAATCAATCTGCTACAGAATACAGTGGCGCGATCGCACTAGTTGCAGGTCAGAAGTACGATATTAAACTTGAGTACTACGAAAATAAATACGATGCAGTTTCTCAACTGTCTTGGTCAAGTTCCTCTCAGACCAAAGAAATCATTCCTCAGTCGCAACTGTATAGTAATGTCACCACAGTTGGTAATGGTAACGGACTCAAAGCAGAGTACTACGACAACATCGACTTCACCAACTTGAAGCAAACTCGCACAGATGCGACAGTTAACTTTAACTGGGGTGCTGGTTCTCCAGATCCATCCATCGGTGCAGATACCTTCTCAGTGCGTTGGACGGGTCAGGTAGAAGCCAAGTACAGCGAGACTTACAACTTCTACACCACAAGTGATGATGGTGTGCGGGTGTGGGTGAATGGTCAGCAAATCATCAATAAATTTGTCAATCAATCTGCTACAGAATACAGTGGCGCGATCGCACTAGTTGCAGGTCAGAAGTACGATATTAAACTTGAGTACTACGAAAATAAATACGATGCAGTTGCTCAACTGTCTTGGTCAAGTTCCTCTCAGACCAAAGAAATCATTCCTCAGTCGCAACTGTATAGTAATGTCACCACAGTTGGTAATGGTAACGGACTCAAAGCAGAGTACTACGACAACATCGACTTCACCAACTTGAAGCAAACTCGCACAGATGCGACAGTTAACTTTAACTGGGGTGCTGGTTCTCCAGATCCATCCATCGGTGCAGATACCTTCTCAGTGCGTTGGACGGGTCAGGTAGAAGCCAAGTACAGCGAGACTTACAACTTCTACACCACAAGTGATGATGGTGTGCGGCTGTGGGTGAATGGTCAGCAAATCATCAATAAATTTGTCAATCAATCTGCTACAGAATACAGTGGCGCGATCGCACTAGTTGCAGGTCAGAAGTACGATATTAAACTTGAGTACTACGAAAATAAATATGATGCAGTTGCTCAACTGTCTTGGTCAAGTTCCTCTCAGACCAAGGAAATCATTCCTCAGTCACAACTATATTCACCAAATATTCAGACCGTTATCACATTAGGATCATCTTCCATGACTGTCAACGAAGGTGCTGGTAGTGTAAGCATAACGTTGTTAAGAACTGGTGATTTAAGCAGCACATCTTCAGTCAAGTATGCAACCTTAGCTGGTAGTGCAACAGCAGGAGTTGACTACGGAAGTGAAGGCACCGAAAGCGCTGGAACAGTTATTTTTGCACCAGGACAAAACAGTAGACAGATATCCATTCCAATCAATGACGATTCTTTAGTAGAAACAGATGAAACCTTTAGTTTTGTCATCGATCAGACAGAGGGAGCAACATTAGGACTTCAAAGAACTCTGGGAATTACGATTCAAGATAACGATCGCTCTAGCCTCGATTTCAGTAAGCCAGTAGTTAATGAGGATGACGGTACTGCTACGGTGACAGTTACACGGGGTAACACTTTGGGGGCTGCTAGCCTAGACTACATAACCGTGGATGGGACTGCTAAAGCTGGATCTGACTACCAGGCTGTATCTGGAACCTTGTCCTTTGCAGCAGGACAAGCCAGCAAGACCATTTCTATAGTCCTTAAGAATGACACCGTTGGGGAAGTAAATGAAACATTTACTTTGAAGTTCAGTAACGCAGTTGGAGTACAGTTAAATACTCAACAGACAACTATCACAATTATTGATGATGACGCTGGTAACTTTGCTTTAGAGACAGTAGCTTCTGGTTTGAATCAGCCTACAGCTTTTGACTGGACATCTGACGGTAAGAGCATGTTCATTGCCCAGAAAAATGGGGTAGTGCGAGTCTTGAACAACGGCACTTTATTATCAACACCATTCATCAATATCTCTGGACAGGTTAATGATACGCGCGATCGCGGTCTTTTAGGAATTGCCGTACATCCAGATTTTGGCAAAGCCACAAACCCCAAAAATTACGTTTACCTGTTGTATACCTACGATCCACCAGAAACCAATCCCAACAACTCTAAAAACAATCCCAATAGCACATTAGACAATCCCGATCAGAATGGGAATCGGACTGCACGGCTAATTAGGGTAGAAGCTGACCCCAAGACTAATTACACTACTGCTATTGCTGGTAGTGAAGTTGTACTGCTAGGTACTAATGGCACTTGGGAAAATATTAGCCACCCAGATGGAAATAGCACAAATGTCTCACTTGGCTTGGCACCATCAGGAATTCTCAACAAAGATACTGGTAAGCCATTTACCAGCTTACAAGATTATCTCAATAATCTCGATAAAGTCCAAAATGTCCAAAACTTTATAGCTAACGATAGTGAATCTCACTCAGTTGGTTCTGTGCGCTTTGGCACTGATGGTTCTCTGTTTGTGAGCTTAGGAGATGGTACTTCTTACAATGGGATAGATCCGCGAGCAATTCGTGTTCAGGATGTCAATAATCTGTCTGGCAAGATCCTGCGGATTGATGCGATTACTGGTCAAGGCTTATCAAGTAATCCTTTTTATAACGGCGATCCTGATAGCAATCGTTCCAAAGTTTATAACTTAGGTTTGCGTAACCCCTTCCGTTTCACAATTGATAAAAACACCAATACCCCCATAATTGGTGATGTTGGCTTCGATTCTTACGAAGAGGTCAATATCGGAAAACCAGGAGCTAACTTTGGCTGGCCATTCTATGAAGGTGGCCTTGATACAAATGGCAATATCGTCAATCTGCAACAACCAAAGTATTCTAGCTTAGATGCAGCGAAAGCCTTCTATAGTAGTGGTAAACCTGTTACAGCACCGGCTTACACTTATAAACATTTTGGTTCTAATTCCATCGTCTTGGGTGACTTTTACACAGGCAATACTTTTCCTTCAATCTATCAAGATGCATTATTCGTTGGTGATTTCAGTCAAGGAACTATCGATGCTTTGAAATTTGATAGTCAGGGGAAACTTATCTCAGTTAAGCGGTTTGCTTCTCAAGCAGACAGGCCAAATTTAGGAGTCCCTACACAAATCACCACTGGAAAGGATGGTAATCTGTACTATGCAAACTTGACCGGGGGTGAGATTGATCGCTTCCGACCTGTTTAG
- a CDS encoding helix-turn-helix domain-containing protein, whose protein sequence is MKKTDDALKIIKRMMKEDPELQEMVRESSINAQVSQIIYDARKQEGLTQQQLAAKVGTTQSVIARLEDADYQGHSLSMLARIAAALNQKVEIKMLPKEVA, encoded by the coding sequence ATGAAGAAAACTGATGATGCACTGAAAATTATTAAAAGAATGATGAAAGAAGATCCAGAATTACAAGAGATGGTTAGAGAATCATCAATAAATGCTCAAGTATCTCAAATCATCTACGATGCACGCAAACAGGAGGGACTAACCCAGCAACAACTAGCCGCAAAAGTCGGTACTACCCAGTCAGTTATTGCTCGATTAGAAGATGCTGACTATCAGGGACATTCTTTGTCTATGTTAGCTCGGATTGCAGCAGCTTTAAATCAAAAAGTAGAAATAAAAATGTTACCTAAAGAAGTTGCTTAA
- a CDS encoding type II toxin-antitoxin system RelE/ParE family toxin has translation MPETRIIFFQDDRGEVPVLNWLNKLLKQDRKGYANCIARIEQLAQYGFELRRPAADFVRDGIYELRAKHVKVQYRILYFFHGQNVVILAHAIIKEDNQVPDREIDLALTYKNLFILNSKVHTYIQAEDETDEEN, from the coding sequence ATGCCAGAAACACGAATTATTTTCTTTCAGGATGATAGAGGAGAAGTTCCAGTCTTAAACTGGCTAAACAAATTACTCAAACAAGATCGTAAGGGATATGCGAACTGCATCGCCAGAATTGAGCAATTAGCTCAGTATGGTTTTGAATTAAGACGACCCGCCGCAGATTTTGTACGTGATGGTATTTATGAACTAAGAGCCAAGCACGTTAAAGTACAGTATAGAATTCTGTATTTTTTTCATGGTCAAAACGTAGTGATTTTAGCCCATGCCATCATTAAAGAGGATAACCAAGTTCCAGATCGAGAAATTGATTTAGCATTAACATACAAAAATTTATTCATACTCAATTCAAAAGTTCATACTTATATTCAAGCAGAGGACGAAACAGATGAAGAAAACTGA
- a CDS encoding mercuric reductase gives MTNSDLERVTVRPTDEYNQKLVSYVHPPNWVNPQPADVYDLVVIGAGTAGLVVAAGAAGLDLGLKVAIIEKHLMGGDCLNVGCVPSKTIIRSARVVGEIWDAQNLGVNIPQHNIDIDFPKVMARMRRIRAGISPNDSAERFQKLGVDVFLGSGRFATKNTVEVGDKTLRFKKAVIATGARAAQLAIPGIEKAGYLTNETVFSLIQRPERLAVIGGGPIGCELAQAFRRLGSEVVLFHSGSHLLNKEDAEAAKILQKVLISEGIRVVLNSKLEEVVTVTEGKRLYFSSNGHRDSVTVDEILVGAGRSPNVEGLNLEAVGVEYDLRQGVKVNDYLQTTNPKIYAAGDICMNWKFTHAADAAARIVIKNTLFSPFGIGRSKLSSLVMPWVTYTDPEIAHVGLYEHEAKKLGIEVTTINIPFSSVDRAIADGEESGFLKIHHKKGSDEIIGATIVASHAGEMISEVTTAMVNKIGLSKLSSVIHPYPTQAEAIKKAADAYRRTLLTSNTKKLLGFLTKLS, from the coding sequence ATGACCAATTCAGATTTAGAGAGAGTTACAGTTCGCCCAACGGATGAGTATAACCAAAAGTTGGTGTCTTACGTTCATCCGCCAAATTGGGTTAATCCTCAACCCGCAGATGTTTACGATTTGGTAGTAATTGGTGCTGGTACGGCGGGATTAGTAGTGGCTGCGGGTGCGGCGGGTCTGGATTTGGGTTTAAAAGTGGCAATAATTGAAAAGCATCTCATGGGTGGAGATTGCTTAAATGTTGGTTGCGTACCATCTAAAACTATTATTCGGTCTGCTCGCGTTGTTGGCGAAATTTGGGATGCTCAAAACTTGGGTGTTAATATTCCCCAACATAATATTGATATTGATTTTCCCAAAGTCATGGCAAGAATGCGGCGGATAAGAGCTGGTATCAGCCCTAATGACTCGGCGGAACGGTTTCAAAAGTTGGGTGTCGATGTCTTTTTGGGTAGCGGGCGATTTGCAACTAAAAATACGGTGGAAGTTGGCGACAAGACTCTCCGGTTTAAAAAAGCTGTAATTGCAACAGGCGCAAGAGCTGCACAATTGGCGATTCCGGGAATTGAAAAGGCGGGTTATCTAACTAATGAGACGGTTTTTTCTCTGATTCAACGACCGGAACGTTTAGCGGTGATTGGTGGTGGCCCCATTGGTTGCGAATTAGCGCAAGCTTTCCGGCGCTTAGGTTCTGAGGTAGTACTTTTCCATAGCGGTTCTCATCTTCTAAATAAAGAAGATGCAGAGGCTGCTAAAATTCTCCAAAAGGTTTTGATTAGCGAAGGAATTCGCGTGGTGCTAAATTCCAAGTTGGAAGAAGTGGTAACTGTCACCGAGGGGAAACGGCTTTACTTTTCCTCCAATGGTCATCGAGATTCGGTGACAGTAGATGAAATTTTAGTCGGTGCGGGGCGATCGCCAAATGTTGAAGGTCTGAATTTAGAAGCAGTGGGTGTAGAATATGACTTGCGCCAAGGTGTGAAGGTAAATGATTATCTTCAGACGACCAATCCCAAAATTTATGCAGCTGGCGATATCTGCATGAACTGGAAGTTTACCCATGCTGCTGATGCTGCGGCGCGAATTGTGATTAAAAATACGCTGTTTTCTCCCTTTGGCATTGGACGCTCCAAACTCAGTAGTCTGGTGATGCCGTGGGTAACTTATACTGACCCAGAAATTGCCCATGTCGGATTATACGAACACGAGGCTAAGAAATTAGGTATTGAGGTGACGACAATTAACATACCTTTTAGTAGTGTAGACCGAGCGATCGCAGATGGTGAAGAGTCAGGATTTCTCAAAATCCACCATAAAAAGGGGTCTGATGAAATTATCGGTGCAACTATTGTCGCTAGTCACGCGGGTGAGATGATTTCAGAAGTAACTACGGCAATGGTGAATAAAATCGGTTTGAGTAAGTTAAGCAGTGTAATTCATCCTTACCCCACTCAAGCCGAAGCGATTAAAAAAGCTGCTGATGCTTATCGTCGAACTCTACTGACATCAAATACTAAAAAATTGTTGGGATTTTTAACAAAGTTATCTTAA